In the genome of Myxococcus stipitatus, one region contains:
- a CDS encoding FtsX-like permease family protein, whose amino-acid sequence MTFVSLAFQSVRARPRSWVVGLLAAGSATLLTLGFAFLAGVEEGTRHSLIESGTGHLQLYHSKSQGLPTVVMDHGDAPELQPLPDFAAIEARLKAVEGVREVVPMEVGWSSVFRGNYLDEKLAVVRAVAREPASPSRDARLERLAAELEQTLKEVVRDDSRRAEAFSFLGEAEAREDQKALEEVGTPGFWARFRAAPLEELEYLENRVARQVGEGESTGMEYLASDLEQFPRAFPRFELVSGSLPPPGQRGLLLGQGLYEQHFKIPVAALLDEVQRERKAGATFAQDEALRTRAARCVAELPDLLARLDAERSRALVVVLAKLLGHDGALDVLLREFLTLTDENFDARYEQFQRELAPLLPLYRVRPGDTLVVMGTEGAFGRINVPVKVWGTFRFRGLGGDASRVNTLGLMDLVTARFLAGRRITSESDEVRRDVESLGMSQPLVTGDLTLQAAGIVEEEAAPVQPVSPEAPVAKSTEAWPEHFTAVEQRGVSVLQAALVLAPDAEPEAVAARIAAVATQEGLPLATVDWSVAGGMLAGGVGIARVVLLAIAALMSLFIVLVSASTLLLLARERVGEVGTMRALGMQRRQVFQVLLTEGLMLGGVGAGLGLALGSAVLMLLVGEGVGIQDESLQFFMGGTVLKPRLTAGSVVGIGVGVLAVVVAAALVPAWRGGKVSPIVAMLKRED is encoded by the coding sequence GTGACATTTGTGTCGTTGGCTTTCCAGAGCGTCCGGGCCCGGCCCCGAAGCTGGGTGGTCGGCCTCCTCGCGGCGGGGAGCGCGACCCTCCTCACCCTGGGGTTCGCCTTCCTGGCCGGAGTCGAGGAGGGGACGCGGCACAGCCTCATCGAGAGTGGGACGGGGCACCTGCAGCTGTACCACTCCAAGTCTCAAGGTCTTCCCACGGTGGTGATGGACCACGGCGACGCGCCGGAGCTCCAGCCCCTGCCGGACTTCGCCGCCATCGAGGCGCGCCTGAAAGCCGTGGAGGGCGTGCGCGAGGTGGTCCCCATGGAGGTGGGGTGGAGCTCGGTGTTCCGGGGCAACTACCTGGATGAGAAGCTGGCGGTGGTGCGCGCGGTGGCTCGGGAGCCGGCCTCCCCGTCGCGCGATGCGCGGCTGGAGCGGCTGGCGGCGGAACTGGAGCAGACGCTGAAGGAGGTCGTTCGCGATGACAGCCGCCGCGCGGAGGCCTTCTCGTTCCTGGGCGAGGCGGAGGCGCGCGAGGACCAGAAGGCGTTGGAGGAGGTCGGGACGCCCGGGTTCTGGGCCCGCTTCCGCGCCGCGCCGCTGGAGGAGCTCGAGTACCTGGAGAACCGCGTCGCCCGGCAGGTGGGTGAGGGCGAGTCCACGGGCATGGAGTACCTGGCCTCGGACCTGGAGCAGTTCCCACGCGCCTTCCCTCGCTTCGAGCTGGTGAGCGGAAGCCTGCCGCCTCCGGGACAGCGGGGCCTGCTGCTGGGGCAGGGGCTCTACGAGCAGCACTTCAAGATTCCCGTCGCGGCGCTGCTCGATGAGGTCCAGCGCGAGCGGAAGGCGGGGGCCACCTTCGCCCAGGACGAAGCGCTGCGCACCCGGGCGGCGCGCTGCGTGGCGGAGCTGCCGGACCTCCTGGCGAGGCTCGACGCGGAGCGCTCACGGGCCCTGGTGGTAGTGCTCGCGAAGCTCCTGGGACACGACGGCGCGCTGGATGTGCTGCTGCGCGAGTTCCTCACGCTGACCGATGAGAACTTCGATGCGCGCTACGAGCAGTTCCAGCGGGAGCTGGCGCCGCTGCTCCCCTTGTATCGGGTCCGTCCCGGGGACACGTTGGTGGTGATGGGCACGGAGGGCGCGTTCGGCCGCATCAACGTGCCGGTGAAGGTGTGGGGCACCTTCCGCTTCCGGGGGCTTGGCGGAGATGCCAGCCGGGTGAACACGCTGGGGCTGATGGACCTGGTGACGGCGAGGTTCCTCGCGGGGCGGCGCATCACCTCCGAGTCGGACGAGGTCCGCCGCGACGTGGAGTCGCTGGGGATGTCCCAGCCGCTGGTGACGGGGGACCTTACGCTCCAGGCCGCGGGCATCGTCGAGGAGGAGGCGGCGCCGGTGCAGCCGGTGAGTCCGGAGGCGCCCGTCGCGAAGTCCACGGAGGCGTGGCCCGAGCACTTCACGGCCGTCGAGCAGCGCGGCGTCAGCGTGCTCCAGGCCGCGCTGGTGCTGGCGCCCGACGCGGAGCCGGAGGCCGTGGCCGCGCGCATCGCCGCCGTGGCGACACAGGAAGGGCTCCCGCTGGCGACGGTGGACTGGTCCGTGGCGGGAGGGATGCTGGCGGGGGGCGTCGGCATCGCGCGGGTGGTGCTGCTGGCCATCGCCGCGCTGATGTCGCTCTTCATCGTGCTGGTCTCCGCCTCCACGCTGTTGCTGCTGGCGCGGGAGCGGGTGGGCGAGGTCGGGACGATGCGCGCGCTGGGCATGCAGCGGCGGCAGGTCTTCCAGGTGCTCCTGACCGAGGGGTTGATGCTGGGCGGAGTGGGCGCGGGCCTGGGCCTGGCGTTGGGCTCGGCGGTGCTGATGCTGCTCGTGGGCGAGGGCGTGGGGATCCAGGATGAATCGCTCCAGTTCTTCATGGGCGGCACGGTGCTGAAGCCCAGGCTGACCGCTGGGAGCGTGGTGGGGATTGGAGTGGGAGTGCTCGCCGTCGTCGTGGCCGCGGCGCTGGTGCCCGCCTGGCGCGGCGGCAAGGTCTCTCCCATCGTGGCCATGTTGAAGAGGGAGGACTGA
- a CDS encoding class I SAM-dependent methyltransferase: protein MPTSSSPSLAQSLHVWARNASNESALLRTSLSLGLFKALPRDPASAPLSVEALAHQLGASVRGTRALLELLLCMGLVHMDDARGYTLSASTAALLDDAGFHARLRAELPWWHPMGRLDEALQQGGPVGEDPDRWDVLGHYRELFLDPTKAAASAEAEDFFDRFARGAARTQLLITVGRLGVLDVLASGPHSLTRLGESTKLSVEGLRVVLEVMATLGLVREEAGVWDLSADARPLLEGKALAYLVRALSVSSRYWEALGRLDETVRTEHFILDLKDPETSRRFYADNSQQITAVFATHFQLGRKAVETLAQVRPLERAQVLDIGTGSGVWGAAFARATPTTHVTYFDQDVVLEQVRTNLERLKVADRARFWPGDLLTHDFGEQAFDVIVLPQVLNVLRPESLPGLFARVARALKPDGVLLIAEYVLNERRDGPLEHLYFGLRRFMTNEGDLLSASEYAHLLKDVGLTATVCLPLPTQELILATRSGVPLPTRLAA, encoded by the coding sequence TTGCCGACCTCGTCGAGCCCCTCCCTCGCGCAGTCTCTCCACGTCTGGGCACGCAACGCATCCAACGAGTCCGCGCTGCTCCGGACCTCGCTGAGCCTCGGCCTCTTCAAGGCCCTCCCGCGCGACCCCGCGTCGGCGCCCCTCTCCGTGGAGGCGCTCGCACACCAGCTCGGTGCCTCCGTCCGCGGCACCCGCGCGCTCCTGGAGCTGCTGCTCTGCATGGGCCTCGTCCACATGGATGACGCACGGGGCTACACACTGTCCGCCTCCACCGCCGCGCTCCTGGACGATGCGGGATTCCACGCGAGGCTCCGGGCGGAGCTCCCCTGGTGGCATCCGATGGGGCGGCTCGACGAGGCGCTCCAACAGGGAGGCCCCGTGGGGGAGGACCCGGACCGCTGGGATGTCCTCGGCCACTACCGGGAGTTGTTCCTCGACCCGACGAAGGCCGCCGCGTCAGCCGAAGCCGAGGACTTCTTCGACCGCTTCGCCCGAGGCGCCGCGCGCACGCAGCTGCTCATCACCGTCGGACGGCTGGGCGTCCTGGACGTGCTGGCCTCTGGCCCCCATTCCCTGACACGGCTTGGCGAGTCCACGAAGCTGAGCGTGGAGGGCCTGCGCGTGGTGCTGGAGGTGATGGCGACGCTGGGGCTCGTGCGCGAGGAGGCCGGAGTCTGGGACCTGTCGGCGGACGCGCGCCCGCTGCTGGAGGGCAAGGCGCTGGCCTACCTGGTCCGCGCGCTCTCCGTGTCGTCGCGCTACTGGGAGGCCCTGGGCCGGCTGGATGAGACGGTGCGCACGGAGCACTTCATCCTGGACCTGAAGGACCCGGAGACGAGCCGGCGCTTCTACGCGGACAACTCGCAGCAGATCACTGCGGTGTTCGCCACCCACTTCCAGCTCGGCCGCAAGGCCGTCGAGACGCTCGCGCAGGTCCGCCCCCTGGAGCGCGCCCAGGTGCTGGACATCGGCACGGGCTCGGGGGTGTGGGGCGCGGCATTCGCTCGGGCCACTCCGACAACACACGTCACCTACTTCGACCAGGACGTCGTCCTGGAGCAGGTGCGCACCAACCTGGAGCGCCTCAAGGTCGCCGACCGCGCGCGCTTCTGGCCCGGAGACCTGCTCACACACGACTTCGGCGAGCAGGCGTTCGACGTCATCGTGCTGCCCCAGGTGCTCAACGTGCTGAGGCCAGAGAGCCTGCCGGGACTCTTCGCCCGGGTCGCCCGCGCGCTGAAGCCCGACGGGGTGTTGCTCATCGCGGAGTACGTGCTGAACGAGCGCCGCGACGGGCCCCTGGAGCACCTCTACTTCGGCCTGCGGCGCTTCATGACCAACGAGGGCGACCTGCTGTCCGCCTCCGAGTACGCCCACCTCCTGAAGGACGTGGGGCTGACCGCCACCGTCTGTCTCCCGCTCCCGACGCAGGAGCTGATTCTCGCGACGCGCTCGGGCGTGCCGCTCCCCACCCGGCTCGCGGCCTGA